The Salvelinus sp. IW2-2015 linkage group LG4q.2, ASM291031v2, whole genome shotgun sequence genome includes the window taaggcaaaagtgataactaagtggctcggggaacaaaacatcgatattttgggtccatggccaggaaactccccagaccttaatcccgttgagaatttgtggtcaatcctcaagaggcgggtggacaaacaaaaacccacaaattctgacaaactccaagcattgattatgcaagaatgggctgccatcattcaggatgtggcccagaagttaattgacagcatgccagtacggattgcagaggtcttgaaaaagaagggtcaacactggaaatattgactctttacatcaacttcatgtaattgtcaataaaagcctttgacacttatgaaatgcttgtaattacacttcagtattccatagtaacatctggaaaaaatatctaaagacactgaaacagcaaactttgtgaaaatttatatttgtcattctcaaaacttttggccacgactgtatactcgCACCATTTGATTAATGAaaatagacatctgttacaaaacaacaAGAAGTGTGCctaatgacagtccaccattcCCATTGACTAGGCCTACATTACTTGATGTGTCTTGGTGCCAAATGTACCTTTTTTGTAGCCTGAAACGTCAGGACACCTGAAATGGGGCTGAAACTGTCTCTGGAAAAACAGGATGATCAACCTAACACACATACTCAATTTACTAGACTAGGGTACAATGTGTATTACCATGAGCTTCAAATAGGCCTGCCGGTAGCCAGTggtatagtatttttttttaaataggtgtGTAAACTCTGATTGCCGGTCGCGGTGAAAAAAGTACCGATCCCTAtgctttcaatgcatttttttaaagGTGGGTGAACAGCGTTTACTTGCATTTACCCTCCTCCAGGCCTACACCACAGTGGAAGCCTACCCTCTCAACCAAGGCAATtttaaacacatgaacacacgcaGACTAGTTAGCctacattcaatataatacattagttgaatcaaaacatgttctacaccctagttcatgagttgtccataattcatgagttaatgtttggagtcttcacagatcgtgtgacataaaacactacCTTTCTTTCCTTACATGAATGACATGTATGACagtgttatttttcatttttaaaccCTGTACGAATAATAGATCTTGGAGATCTCGGgaaaatgcactgtaagtgtaaCTATGCATACGTttcattttattatattttgtcGTGAAACAGttctcatgggcacacaaatccaaaataatataggcctatgccgttgcaaaatcgaatgcttctaaccgAAAGAGTCAACCATAGGCTTATTGTCATTAACGTATACTTGTTGGATGGATTCGATGCGCATTGTTATCTAGCTCTAGGCTGTAGGCTAGTCTAGTGAAATTATCAACCATCATCACATGGTCAAcacatatagactcaatggttgctaaaatgggaagaggtctgtccatgataggGCGTTGCTCTGCATTCTTGACATCTCAGTCTACCAGACTCAGTCGACCAGACTACATGCCCTCGTTTTTTCGCACCTGGATTACTGCCCAGTTGTGTGGTCATGTGCGGCAAAGAGGGACATAGGTAAATTGCAGTTGGTCAAGAACAAAgcagcacatattgcacttagatgtacacggagGGAAAGTTCCAGTAACacgcatgtcagtctctcctggctcaaagttgtgAAGAGATTAACTGcctcactattggtctttgtgcaagGTATTGTTGAAGGTACCGAagtgtctgttcaagcagttggccaacagtttggacactcatcgatcggtacaacacaagacatgcaactagaggtctcttcacagtccccaggtccagaacagaggctgggaaacgcacagtattaaatagagctaTGACAACATGGGACGCTCTGCCACCCCAGATAACTCAAGGTAGgaataaaaatagttttttttttaaacagttaaaagaacaccttactgcacaaaggggactgtgaagagacagtcattttatatatatattattgtaatttgccatgtattatgtattagacctagatattgtgtgtatgtattgatatataggctatgtgtgacgttttaaatgtattgtaatgaaacaggcagggagcaggtctcgaaccctcgaccttctagcccgaggtccggcgcgctatcgactgtgccgcaaaagcatgctcgtgcggcagagtcgatttccgcggtTATAaccccagggtcgttacagtatgtatttcagtccttgactaataatgttctgtacaatgtattatgttatgtttcataaggaccccaggaagagtagttatgcttttgcagcggctaatgtggatcctaataaataccaaataccaaaggTGATCCAGTAAAGAAAACAGATAGAAAATAATGAAGATAAATAAATGGTCTACTCCTTCTGGCCACAGATGGCACGGATAACACCAGTACCCGCGCACCTGAATAACAAAGCAATGAGCGCTCTAAACAGCTGAATGACTAAAGCAAACGATGAGAAATGAACGGATAAATATAATTCATTGGAATAATGGCTAGTTTTTTTATCAAGGTCTCCTGGCAAACAAATATGCATAAAGGAGCTCAGCTGAGCCTGAAATTCAGCACTTGGCCTACCAGCTGGGCAGCTTTCCCACatagaaaaaaaatatgtttattatatatattttttttttcacctttatttaaccaggtaggcaagttgagaacaagttctcatttacaattgagacctggccaagataaagcaaagcagttcggcacatacaacaacacagagttacacatggagtaaaacaaacatacagtcaataatacagtagaaaaatagaccgagaggtgagaggtgacagagaggtgttcgtttcattggaatattttattttcatattgaccactgtaaaatatatttaccaCTGCTTTTTAAAGAAATATGAGAATGGCTAAATTAGCATTATGTGGAGACACGCCAAATTTAGACTAttgttgcatttaggggagcTAAACTCCGCCGACTCCCCATTAATTCGTACCATGGAATTAAATCAAGGTCAGAATACCATGCTGTTCTCATGCTTATGTTCAAATTCAGAATATGCATAaggagaaaagtgcataaaacgGGAATTGTGTTCCATTTACGCACGCTTAACTCAGGTCGGAATCCGCCCCATAGGCACAATATGTTCCATGATGCTCATTCAAATATACCAGAAGTATAATGTACAACAACATTGATTAAATCTCTGTTTCCAGTAACATAAAACAACCACAATATAAATTATTACTGTCAACAATGTTTTAAGAGTTTAAAATATGAAAACGGGAacatggttgttgtccttgcttCCGCTTTTCACCTTCACTGTTGCTGTGGATGAGAAAAGTCAGAGCAGCCATGGGGAAACTCCCTGCCAGGGGTGTATTCAATAGAAACCAAACGGAACCAAACGTGCAGACACGGGAGGGCTCAATCTGAATTTACCCAATACGAAACGTTTTGTTACGATTTGCTACAGTTTGCACTAATGAATATACGAAATAAAGTAGGTGGTGGGCTGGTTCCTGGCAGACACAGCTAGATGACTAAACGGAGCAGAAAGGGGAAATGATTCTTCGAGCATTTGTCTGTTCTGTTTTAATGATGTTGGTGTTATAGGATAGTCTACGGATCACGATATCAGGTAAATGTTTCTGATTAAGTTTGGAGTTGTTTCAGTCCTGTTatttaatttagcctactgtacgCTAGGTTATGATGAGATGCGTTTTGCTCATCAAGTTAAGTTTGGGTTGTTGGGCGAGTGAAATTTTGAGCTGCTTCATTTCATTTGAATGTTAATTATTCCTGAAATGTAATGTGTTGCGCATGTTTTCTGTTACAATAAATAATGTcgccaatatacagtaccagtcaaaagtttgggcacaactacttattcaagggtttttctttattttttaaaactattttctacattgtagaataatagtgaagacatcaaaactttgaaataacaaatatggaatcatgtagtaatcaaaaaagtgttaaacaaatcaaaatatattttagattcttgaaagtagccaccctttgccttgatgacagctttgcacactcttggcgttctctcaaccaccttcatgaggaatgtttttccaacagttttgaaggaattcccacatatgctgagcacttgttggctgcttttccttcactctgcggtccatctcatcaaaaaaccatctcaattgggttggggtcgggtgattgtggaggccaggtcatctgatgcagcactcaatcactctccttggtcaaatagcccttacacagtctggaggtgtgttttgggtcattgtcctgttgaaaaacaaatgatagtcccactatgcgcaaaccaggtgggatggcgtatcgctgcagaatattgtggtagccatgctgattaagtgtgccttgaattctaaataaaatacagacagtgtcaccagcaaagcacccccacaccatcacacctcctcctcgatgcttcacggtgggaattacacatgctgagatcatccgttcacatactctgcatctcacaaagacatggcggttggactcattagaccacttgaactctgtgaagcgttttatttgggttgcaatctgaggtgcagttaactctaataaacttatcctctgcagcagaggtaactctgggtcttccattcctgtggcggacctcatgagagccagtttcatcatagcgcttgatggtttttggactgcacttgaagaaaacttcaaagttcttgacattttccgtttttgactgaccttcatgccttaaagtaatgatggactgttatttctctttgcttatttgagctattattgccataatatggacttggtcttttaccaaatagggctatcttctgtataccatccctaccttgtcacaacacaactgattggctcaaatgcattaagaaggaaagaaattccacaaaataatttttaacaaggcacacctgttaattgaaatgcattccaggtgactacctcatgaagctggttgagagaatgccaagagtgtgcaaagctggcatcatggcaaagggtggctactttgaagaatctcaaatataaaatatattttgatttctttaacctttttatggtttctacatgattccttatgtgttatttcgtagttttgatgtcttcactactattctacaatgtagaaaatagtacaaataaagaaaaacccttgaatgagcacgtgtgtccaaacttttgactggtactgtacagtaggtgtgtacgtgtttgtgtttTGGCCTGATACTTTTGTCATGGTGTTCAGTTGGTGCACAGAAAGAAACTTGTCATATTGCATTCtcttgtgtagcctactgtaacagTAAAATACATGTAGCCTCATGAAAGAGATTATAGAGAGACGATAAGTCATAACCTAAGCCTATAATTAAATGCTTGGAAAAGGTTTGAGGTGTGTTAAAGGGTGGTAAAGAAACACCACAGATTTGAACATCTATGTCTTTCAGTGATCAAATTGTTGTTAAAATCGTAACTTTTGTTATAGATGTCCTATGAGTCAATGGCCGGGAATCTAATAACTGATGTCTCTAAAAAATAAAGTCACCACCGCAACATGTAGGGGTGCTGAAAAAACCCAACATATTAATTAAAACATTGGGGGGAAATAAATCTTCGCTAATAGGTGTAATTTAATTTCCTCTTATAGAATGGCGTTAAATTGCCTTAATAGAAAGAGGGCTTGTGGCTGTTATCTGTTATCTGTTTAAATCAGATATTCTGCACTTAATACAGTTTATGCAGCTCGCTAACTTCTTTAAGGCATGAAAAAGTCAACATTTGCTGAAATTTCTTGCATGACCATAAAGAATGAAAACTGCACTGCTCTAGCAGGGTTCTGCTCTACAATATACAGGAAGtaggatgaaagagaggagatgaTAAGGAGATCATACAGTAACCCTCAATACTTTCCTCCCATTCCAGGTAGGATGAGAGACAGACTGGTTGACCTGAAGGGGGTGGCCCCCGCTTCTTCAGACGAGGGAGGTCAGGGTCGGGGCACTGATGACGAGGAACAGCTGGAGCACCAGTCAGTGGTGTTCGAAGGCGAAGACATGATGGACAGCATCTTCAGAGAGGTCCAGTCAATGAGGAAGGAGATCGCTCTGCTCCGGATGGATGTGAAGTGCCTGGGCAAGCAGAACACCCGATTCCTCACCTCTGTCCGTCGGATCAGCTCCATCAAACGAGACTCCAATGCCCTGGCCAAGGGCATCAAGACCCGGGGGGAGGGCATCTACACACGGCTGGAGAAAATCGGCATGCAGCACAAACGGCTGGAAGAAGAGCATGGTGCCCATTCTGCTCTGGTCCGCATGGTACGCTCACAGTATGTTTCTCTCACCGGGGCCTTCCATGAGGCCATGTCTGAGTACAACCAAGCGGAGATGGGCCAGAGGGAGAACTGCAAAACCCGGATCCAGCGCCAGGCAAAGATAATGGGCAAGGAGGTGACCGGAGATCAGATTGAGGAGATGGTCGAGACGGGTAAGTGGAACGTGTTCTCCGACAACCTCCTGGCGGACGGGCGGACGGCGCGATCAGCGCTTACGGAGATCGAGAACCGGCACAAGGAGCTGGTTGAGCTGGAGAGTCGGATCAAGGACATCCATGAGCTGTTCTTCCAGATGGCTCTGCTAGTGGAGGAACAGGGGGCCATGGTGGACAACATAGAGGCCAACGTAGTCGCAACAACAGACTTTGTGGGCAAGGCCCAGGCTCAGATCAAGCTGGCGGTGAAGTACAAGAAGAACAACCCCTGTAGGAAGTTGTTCTGTTGCTGTTTCCCATGCTGCAACAAGTGAGaccgattgtgtttttgttttatctcAAGTCAAGATCCTCTCAAAAGTGTTTTCATGGCCATGACAATGTATGTAAAGAAGTAGAAGTAATCAATTTGCAGTTGTTTACACAAGTATGCACTTGATCCTGAATATTTTCAGATGTACAGTATGGGTGTtccaatgtacactgagtgtacaaaacattaagaacaccttaatattgagttgaacctaCTACCAATCCCCtttgaaaggcacttaaatattttgtcttgcccattcaccatctgaatggcacacagacacaatccatgtttccaggtttaaacatccttctttaaccggtctcctccccttcatctacactgattgaagtggatttaaacaggtgacatcaataagggatcatagctttcaactgattcacctggtcagtctatatcatggaaagagaaggtgttcctaatgttttgtacactcagtggtaTGGTTTGTTTAAAATGATTATGCAGTTTGATGAGGGTGCCATTTTGTATGTCATGCAGCTATTTCTATCTTCTTATTGTACATGTAGACACCCTTGCCTAGCTGGTTAGGAGAGAGAGCCCCAGTATCTTGATGTCAAACCGCTGAAGCTAACATGCAATATAGTGTGATATGGGGTGTTCCATTTCTTTAATGTTGTAAAAAGAAAATTTGTTTGGTGCTCCAGGCTGGCAGTTAAAAGAATACTTGATTAACATCAAGAATGTTACTTGATTGCAGTTCAAATGTTTCCTTCTCCACTTCCTTTAACTTTCAGCTGTATTGAATGTTTTGAttatttacaatttttttatattatttatgttTCATAACAGGATTTGGGAATTTTATGAATACAAATGCTGTAGAATGGCCCTTTGTGTTTCATTTGAGCATTCATTTTTGATGTACTCAATTACTTGATCATGATGCATCATTCTCAACTGTTATCATTGTGATACATTTGAGTTCTTTCATGGAGACACAACCGTTATTGCTACACTGATTGACGATATTGCAACTGAGGCAACCTCAAAATGACTCAACTGGATTTGACATTGTTAAGAAAACAAGAATGTGCCTCAATTTTTCCATTGTATAGTACACATCACATGCAGATTCCAAGAGACCATTGCTATTTCTAGTGTCCATCATGAGTCAAAAACAGACTCAGAATCCTCATCAGATTGCTGTGACGTGTAGGCTAACTTTCAACGTCTGTGTTCCATAACCCCACCAGCAAGTGAGGTACCTATCTCTCTGTTCGACAATCGCCCAATCCTAATCAACCACTCACTGCTCCTTCCCCACAGATATCTAATGATCCCgcgtgtagatctgaaaggattggatgcGTAAACTTATAGTAATACTTCCACTATATGGACATCCATGAGCTGTTCTTGCAGATGGCTCTGCTGGTGGAGGAACAGAGGGCATGGTGGCCAACGTAGTCGCAACAACAGACTTTGTGGGCAAGGCCAGGCTCAGATCAAGCTGGCGTGAAGTACAAGAACAACGCCTGTAGGAAGTTGTTCTGTTGCTGTTTCCCATGCTGCAacaagtgagacagacagagaccaataTCAGTGTTATTGTTTATCTCATGTCAAGATCCTCTCAAAAGTTTTTCATGGCCATGACAATGTATGTAAAGAAGTAGAATTAATCAATTTGCAGTTGTTTACACAAGTATGCACTTGATCCTGAATATTTTCAGATGTACAGTATGGGTGTtccagtgtacaaaacattaagaacaccttaatATTAAGTTGAACCTACTACCATTCCCtttgaaaggcacttaaatattttgtcttgcccattcaccatctgaatggcacacagaacAATCCATGTTTCCAGGTTTAACCatcttctttaaccggtctcctccccttcatctacactgattggtggatttaacaggtgacataaataagggagcatagctttcaactgattcacctggtcagtctatatcatggaaagagaaggtgttcctaatgttttgtacactcagtggtaTGTTTGTTTAAAATGATTTATGCAGTTTGAATGAGAATGTGTCATTTTGTATGTCATGCAGCTATTTCTATCTCTTATTGTACATTAACACCCTTGCCTAGCTGGTGTTAGGAGAGAGGACCAGTATCTTGATGTCAAACCGCTGAAGCTAACATGCAATATAGTGATATGGGGTGTTCCATTTCTTTAATGTTGTAAAAGTAAACATTTGTTTGGTGCCCAGGCTGGTAGTTAAAAGAATACTTGATTATCAATCAAGAATGTTTACTTGAGTGCAGTCAAATGTTTCCTTCTCCCACTATTCCTTTAACTTTCAGCTCTATTGAATGTTTGattattttacaatttttttatatttttatgtttcATAACAGGATATTGGGAATTTATGAATACAAATGCTGTAGAATGGCCCTTTGTGTTTCATTTGAGCATTCATTTTTGATGTACTCAATTACTTGATCATGATGCATCATTCTCAACTGTTATCATTGTGATACATTGATTTCCTTTCTTGGAGACACAACCGTTATTGCTACACTGACTGATATTGCAACTGAAGGCAACCTCAAAATGACTCAACTGGATTTGACATTGTTAAGAAAACAAGAATGTGCCTCAATTTTTCCATTGTATAGTACACATCACATGCAGATATCCAAGAGACCATTGCTATTTCTAGTGTCCATCATGAGTCAAAAACAGACTCAGAATCCTCATCAGATTGCTGTGACGTGTAGGCTAACTTTCAACGTCTGTGTTCCATAACCCCACCAGCAAGTGAGGTACCTATCTCTCTGTTCGACAATCGCCCAATCCTAAATCAACCACTCACTGCTCCTTCCCCACAGATATCTAATGATCCCgctgtgtagatctgaaaggattggatgcGTAAACTATATAGTAATACTTCCACTATATGGACATCCATGAGCTGTTCTTGCAGATGGCTCTGCTGGTGGAGGAACAGAGGGCCATGGTGGCCAACGTAGTCGCAACAACAGACTTTGTGGGCAAGGCCAGGCTCAGATCAAGCTGGCGGTGAAGTACAAGAACAACCCCTGTAGGAAGTTGTTCTGTTGCTGTTTCCCATGCTGCAacaagtgagacagacagagaccaataTCAGTGTTATTGTTTTATCTCATGTCAAGATCCTCTCAAAAGTGTTTTCATGGCCATGACAATGTATTTAAGAAGTAGAAGTAATCAATTTGCAGTTGTTTACACAAGTATGCACTTGATCCTGAATATTTTCAGATGTACAGTATGGGTGTtccagtgtacaaaacattaagaacaccttaatATTAAGTTGAACCTACTACCATTCCCCTTTGAAAGGCACTTAAattatttgtcttgcccattcaccatctgaatggcacacagacacaatccatgtttccaggtttaacatccttctttaaccggtctcctccccttcatctacactgattgaagtggatttaacaggtgacatcaataagggagcatagctttcaactgattcacctggtcagtctatatcatggaaagagaaggtgttcctaagttttgtacactcagtggtaTGTTTGTTTAAAATGATTTATGCAGTTTGAATGAGGGTGCCATTTTGTATGTCATGCAGCTATTTCTATCTCTTATTGTACATTAACACCCTTGCCTAGCTGGTGTTAGGAGAGAGGACCCAGTATCTTGATGTCAAACCGCTGAAGCTAACATGCAATATAGTGTGATATGGGGTGTTCCATTTCTTTAATGTTGTAAAAGAAAACATTGTTTGGTGCTCCAGGCTGGTAGTTAAAAAAATACTTGATTAGTCAATCAAGAATGTTTACTTGAGTGCAGTTCAAATCCTTACTTCTCCCACTATTCCTAATACGTTCTGCTGTATTGAATGTTTGattttacaattttttacatgtatgtttAATGATGGGATATTGTGATTTTTATGAATACAAATGCTGTAGAATGGCCCTCTGTGTTTCATTTGAGCATCCCTTTTTGATGTACACAATTACTTGATAATGAGGCGTCATTCTAAACTTATGATTGTGATACATTTGAGTTCTTTTCTTGGAGACAACAGTTATTGCTACACTGACTGATATTGCAACTGAAGGCAACCTCAAAATGACTCAGCAGGATTTGACATTGTTAAGAAACAAGAATGTACCTTGATCTTTCCATTATTTCGTGCACATCACATGCAGATATCCAAGAGACCATTGCTATTTTTAGTGTCCAGCATGAGTCAAAAACAGACTCATAGAATCCTCATCAGATTGCTGTGACATGTAGGCTAACTTTCAACGTCAGTGTTCCATAACCCCACCAGCAAAGTGAGGTACCTATCTCTGTTTGACAATCGCCCAATCCTAAATCGACCACTGCCCCTTCCCGGAAGATATCTAATGATCCTgctgtgtagatctgaaaggattggatgtGCAAACTATATAGTCATACTCCACAAGTCAGTTGGTATAAACATAATTGAGCCTCAATCTATAGTGTAGAAGGTACTGTGTGTCCGATGTTTTAGAATGTGAGTCAATCACTTAGGCTACAGGAAGTTTGCGGCATATGGTGGTCATTGGGCAATCAAGCTTTGCCTATAccaaattatttatacttttaagtatattttagcaattacatttacttttgatacttaaatacatttagaaccaaatacttttagacttttactcaagtattattttactgggtgactaactTTTACACGAGTTACTTTGTGTTAATTAagatatctatacttttactcaagtatcacaATTGGGTACGTCTTCTACCACTGGTCACAAAGTTCTCCCCAATGAAATGATTGCCTATAGACATCAAGGGAAAACAATACAAAGCACATCATTCAAATAACTGTACAATTGACTGCCCAATTTATGCCGTATCGTCATCAAGGGAATGTGTTCATTTGATAGAACACATTGTCAAGCGTTGATTTGTATTTGTTGATCAGGCTGAAGTCATTATGGTCAATCGACAGTTGTCTTGCAAAATCGTTACAATAGAATGAATGTCAGAGTAGCTATCTGCTTTGATAATTACAGTAACACCCGCTGCAACGACATATAATGCCATATAATGCCGTTTGATTAAGATGTTTTTACATTGGAATGTTACATTTTTGCGAGTAGCGTGAAAGAAAATATACCTTTCAGTATATATTGATATCCATGATCTGTTATTGGAACTGTTTTTGACGCCAACCAGGATGGCCGAGTGGTTAAGGCGTTGGACTTAAGATCCAATGGACATATGTCCGCGTGGGTTCGAACCCCACTCCTGGTAATCAGTGCACATCTTTTGTTAATAGTTCCGAGTTCCTGATGTCATTGGTAATGTTAATACTACTACTAAAGATATGCGGAAAATATATCACAACCTGAAAGAGTTACAGCGCTACCACTGTCTATTATATTGTCAAGTGACCGCAATAACAAttgaaatacatgtcctcaaagatggaagcaggcggagatcaggtggaccattctagccatgagagggcagatacgcgaaCAACAGGCATAGAGATTAGATAGGAAACTCCTCTTGTATCGGTGCTATTGTCgtatctgtgacagcatgggcagcgccattgaggctgaATGGTCTCCCAAAACAAAAATGGTGAAAGCCCTCCATGGCAATGTCCCTAAAAAAGGTTATATCAATCGAGTCCTCTAttatctctatgacaacaggcacaactcagatataaagttgttttttcaaagttgccgaaatgccacgtGCGTCAACATGCAACAACCTAAACATTATGAAACTGCTATTAGAtcaaattagcaattacatttttttttttttttggggtttTTTGAAAAACCCCAAAATTCGGGGAAAAAAAGGGTGCCTCTAACCACTATCTTCNNNNNNNNNNNNNNNNNNNNNNNNNTCGACATCGCCCCAAATCCTAAATAACCACTCACTGCTCCT containing:
- the stx11a gene encoding syntaxin-11a, yielding MRDRLVDLKGVAPASSDEGGQGRGTDDEEQLEHQSVVFEGEDMMDSIFREVQSMRKEIALLRMDVKCLGKQNTRFLTSVRRISSIKRDSNALAKGIKTRGEGIYTRLEKIGMQHKRLEEEHGAHSALVRMVRSQYVSLTGAFHEAMSEYNQAEMGQRENCKTRIQRQAKIMGKEVTGDQIEEMVETGKWNVFSDNLLADGRTARSALTEIENRHKELVELESRIKDIHELFFQMALLVEEQGAMVDNIEANVVATTDFVGKAQAQIKLAVKYKKNNPCRKLFCCCFPCCNK